One part of the Lycium ferocissimum isolate CSIRO_LF1 chromosome 8, AGI_CSIRO_Lferr_CH_V1, whole genome shotgun sequence genome encodes these proteins:
- the LOC132067424 gene encoding uncharacterized protein LOC132067424 — MDRVCIYIAYNGKWTTDYKYLDHEIKLILVNDGITFEGLVEKIFQVLKLKMGETKANIWFDTNLGTSKGMLVTNDEEVTTCMYLLKNDPKFKTSRFIVDIEESNSLSAVNIVQQEEMQIERDEASIPVEPISEFEPLETKSSHGMKLRKRPQNRKVSKKRKRSRSKRDDLSSSLVLREDASLDEIVVGSLFANKESLKKCFTNSAIRDHFKFKTVRSTKKRYYLKCYDDKCRWFLHSSRIRDSTLFKVSKYVKNHTCSADVLQPDQQRHATSRVISEYIRELLPDYETEMTPNFVKEEMRKRYGLNISYHKAWRSIQLAFGVKNGSPEQNNELLPLEENNDLLMSESEQNTENIELFQYEPEQKSVLLRLEQNNDLLMSEPEQNNELLPCEPEQKKELLPSEPEQKKELLPSEPKQNKELLPSEPEQKNQLLPSESEQNNGWLPSEPEQSSKLVPSEPEQNSEMRLSEETNGRDD; from the coding sequence ATGGATAGGGTTTGCATCTATATTGCTTACAATGGCAAATGGACTACGGATTACAAGTATTTGGATCATGAAATCAAACTAATTCTTGTTAATGACGGGATAACGTTTGAAGGTCTTGTAGAGAAGATTTTTCAGGTTTTAAAACTGAAAATGGGTGAGACTAAAGCAAATATTTGGTTTGATACGAATCTAGGAACAAGCAAAGGCATGCTAGTAACAAACGACGAGGAAGTTACTACTTGTATGTACTTGCTGAAGAATGATCCAAAGTTCAAGACTTCCCGTTTCATTGTTGATATTGAGGAAAGCAATTCTTTGTCCGCAGTCAATATTGTACAACAAGAGGAAATGCAGATTGAAAGAGATGAGGCATCGATACCGGTTGAGCCGATATCAGAGTTTGAACCTTTGGAAACAAAATCATCACATGGTATGAAACTAAGAAAACGGCCCCAAAACAGAAAAgtatcaaaaaaaagaaaaaggtcgAGGAGTAAAAGAGATGATTTGTCGTCAAGTTTGGTTTTGAGAGAAGATGCTTCATTGGATGAAATAGTTGTGGGATCTCTGTTTGCGAACAAAGAATCTCTGAAGAAATGTTTCACAAATAGCGCAATCAGAGACCACTTCAAATTCAAGACCGTCAGATCGaccaaaaaaagatattatctGAAGTGTTATGATGACAAATGCCGTTGGTTTTTGCATTCATCACGGATCCGTGATTCTACATTATTCAAGGTTAGTAAGTATGTAAAAAACCATACTTGCTCTGCTGATGTGTTACAACCTGACCAACAACGGCACGCAACATCCAGGGTCATATCCGAATATATCCGCGAGCTTCTACCTGACTATGAAACAGAAATGACACCAAATTTTGTGAAGGAAGAAATGAGAAAGAGATATGGATTGAACATTAGCTACCACAAAGCATGGCGTTCAATACAACTAGCTTTTGGTGTGAAAAATGGAAGTCCAGAACAGAACAATGAATTGCTTCCGCTTGAAGAGAATAACGATCTGCTTATGTCTGAATCAGAACAGAACACTGAAAACATTGAATTATTCCAATATGAACCAGAACAGAAAAGTGTATTGCTTCGGCTTGAACAGAATAACGATTTGCTTATGTCTGAACCAGAACAAAACAATGAATTGCTTCCATGCGAGccagaacaaaagaaagaattgCTTCCGTCTGAACCAGAACAGAAGAAAGAATTGCTTCCGTCTGAACCAAAACAGAACAAAGAATTGCTTCCATCTGAACCAGAACAGAAGAACCAATTGCTTCCGTCTGAATCAGAACAGAACAACGGATGGCTTCCATCTGAACCAGAACAGAGCAGCAAATTGGTTCCATCTGAACCTGAACAGAACAGTGAAATGCGTCTATCTGAAGAAACAAACGGAAGGGATGATTAG
- the LOC132067425 gene encoding protein WVD2-like 7, with protein MGESIVETPAVKHKMGDSVVSRPTLEVSVSFGRFDNDALAWEKWSSFSPNKYLEEVEKCSTPGSVAQKKAYFEAHYKKIAAKKLEQLEEETHEVEQKVEEVAEPKSRDETENIQVDSDAVDDPNEDIAVDVECDNLLVTEAKELTISGIDESKEDISVDIECVSSLVNEAKEGTTSGIDDSKEDSVDIECVSNSLVTEAKEGTIAGIDESKEDISVDVECDNLSVSKLKEETILGTCDLAKLHKVEDLNPEKGCQDSVVETPPADTEVQKSSIKKSKTSNANVKNMPRKVHPAEHRVSAGTKKKLTSPVAKSSRISTPTSKQVSTSKVIIPSQPSAKKVNGVSTQRSNNTPLAQRKKVVPGSLVSPFQSSNEKLNGATPSQCSNKKLYGVTPSQSSNKKLNGATPSQSSNKKLNGATPSQSSNKKLNGATPSQSSNKKLNGAIPSQSSNKKLNGATLRRSINSPVLENKRVAPKSLHMSLSLSSQNSTASTNTMTASTNTMRKSVFMEKMGDKDIVKRAFRAFQNSFSQGRSAGDMTCGGQDQVLSKGSEQKLSTSLAQKESERAPKDAGVEKKKMNSIRASTGSRIDRSADKWKEEVTKAKIKRSGSNR; from the exons ATGGGTGAATCTATTGTGGAAACTCCTGCTGTCAAGCACAAG ATGGGTGACTCGGTTGTGTCTCGTCCTACGCTTGAAGTGTCAGTTTCTTTTGGAAGGTTTGACAATGATGCACTTGCTTGGGAGAAATGGTCATCTTTCTCCCCTAATAAGTATCTGGAAGAAGTTGAAAAGTGTTCAACACCTGGATCAGTAGCTCAGAAGAAGGCCTATTTCGAAGCACACTACAAGAAGATTGCTGCTAAGAAGCTGGAACAATTAGAGGAAGAAACACACGAAGTAGAACAGAAAGTGGAAGAAGTAGCTGAGCCCAAATCTCGAGATGAGACTGAAAACATTCAGGTAGATAGTGATGCAGTTGATGACCCAAACGAGGATATTGCTGTTGATGTGGAGTGTGATAACTTATTGGTTACCGAAGCTAAGGAACTAACTATATCGGGAATTGATGAGTCAAAGGAGGATATTTCTGTTGATATAGAGTGTGTTAGTTCATTGGTTAATGAAGCTAAGGAAGGAACTACTTCGGGAATTGATGATTCAAAGGAGGATTCTGTTGATATAGAGTGTGTTAGTAATTCATTGGTTACTGAAGCTAAGGAAGGAACTATAGCGGGAATCGATGAGTCAAAGGAGGATATTTCTGTTGATGTGGAGTGTGACAACTTGTCGGTTAGTAAACTTAAGGAAGAAACTATTCTGGGAACATGCGATCTTGCAAAACTTCATAAGGTTGAAGACCTGAATCCTGAAAAAGGATGTCAAGATAGTGTAGTAGAGACTCCACCAGCGGATACCGAAGTACAAAAATCCTCTATTAAGAAAAGCAAGACCTCTAATGCAAATGTAAAAAATATGCCTCGAAAG GTACACCCCGCAGAACATCGGGTATCCGCTGGAACAAAGAAGAAACTGACATCACCTGTGGCAAAATCCTCAAGAATTTCCACTCCGACATCTAAGCAAGTGTCAACTTCTAAGGTCATTATTCCATCTCAACCATCAGCAAAGAAGGTGAACGGGGTGTCAACTCAAAGAAGTAATAATACTCCTTTGGCACAACGCAAGAAAGTAGTTCCTGGATCACTTGTGTCGCCTTTTCAATCCTCGAACGAAAAGTTGAACGGTGCAACACCTTCTCAATGCTCGAACAAAAAGTTGTATGGTGTAACGCCTTCTCAATCCTCGAACAAAAAGTTGAACGGTGCAACGCCTTCTCAATCCTCAAACAAAAAGTTGAACGGTGCAACGCCTTCTCAATCCTCAAACAAAAAGTTGAACGGTGCAACGCCTTCTCAATCCTCAAACAAAAAGTTGAACGGTGCAATACCTTCTCAATCCTCAAACAAGAAGTTGAACGGTGCAACATTGCGGAGGAGCATAAATTCTCCAGTGCTAGAGAACAAGAGAGTAGCTCCTAAATCATTACACATGTCTCTTAGTTTGAGTTCCCAAAATTCTACTGCTTCGACTAATACAATGACAGCTTCAACTAATACAATGAGAAAATCTGTGTTCATGGAGAAGATGGGGGACAAGGATATTGTTAAACGAGCATTTAGGGCATTTCAGAACAGTTTTAGCCAAGGAAGATCTGCTGGAGATATGACATGTGGTGGACAAGACCAG GTGTTGTCAAAGGGATCCGAGCAAAAGCTTTCAACTTCTCTGGCTCAGAAGGAGAGTGAGAG GGCACCTAAAGATGCTGGCgtggagaagaaaaaaatgaattctaTCAGAGCTTCTACTGGCTCGAGAATTGATAGATCAGCTGATAAATGGAAGGAG GAGGTTACCAAAGCGAAAATCAAGCGATCTGGTTCAAATAGGTGA